In one window of Erwinia tasmaniensis Et1/99 DNA:
- a CDS encoding two-partner secretion domain-containing protein, with the protein MNKHCYRLIFSRTHGELRVVSELARSCSSEPGQRIGAGITGGGRLWVTVRRTVWLLALALFAGPVMADGIVADGAASPAQRPDVINTQNGLPQVNITAPNQAGVSHNQYQQFDVDAKGAILNNSAVMTSTQMAGMIQGNPNLNPNTAPARVILNEVNSNNPSQLRGFMEVAGGKAQVIVANPAGIVCNGCGTINAGRMTLTTGKAQLNADGSVAGYQVERGVVRIKGGGLNGDTRHDTEYVDILARAVEVNAGVWAKESVSVVAGRNRVSADGKTATALSDDGSARPELAIDMGQMGGMYSGSIRMIGTEVGVGVRNQNGQVQAGKTLTVSSEGKLSWQSDAQNAVTQAGGDIQLTAKGDIETRGKVYSGGQLTVQGHEGM; encoded by the coding sequence ATGAACAAACATTGTTATCGCCTTATCTTCAGCCGCACCCACGGGGAACTGCGGGTGGTGTCAGAGCTGGCCCGCAGCTGCAGCAGCGAACCGGGACAACGCATCGGCGCAGGGATAACCGGTGGGGGGCGTCTGTGGGTCACCGTGCGGCGGACGGTGTGGTTGCTGGCGCTGGCGTTGTTTGCCGGGCCCGTGATGGCAGACGGCATTGTCGCGGACGGTGCTGCCAGTCCGGCCCAGCGGCCGGATGTCATCAATACTCAGAACGGCCTGCCGCAGGTCAACATCACTGCCCCCAACCAGGCCGGTGTCTCGCACAACCAGTATCAGCAGTTTGATGTTGACGCCAAAGGCGCCATCCTCAACAACTCGGCGGTGATGACCTCGACCCAAATGGCCGGGATGATCCAGGGCAACCCTAATCTTAATCCCAATACTGCGCCGGCGCGCGTCATCCTCAATGAGGTTAACAGCAACAACCCCAGTCAGCTGCGCGGTTTTATGGAAGTGGCCGGCGGCAAGGCGCAGGTGATTGTGGCCAACCCCGCCGGGATTGTGTGCAACGGCTGCGGCACCATCAACGCCGGGCGCATGACGCTGACCACCGGTAAAGCGCAACTGAACGCCGACGGCAGCGTCGCGGGCTATCAGGTCGAGCGCGGCGTGGTGCGCATTAAAGGCGGTGGGCTGAATGGGGATACCCGTCATGACACCGAATACGTCGACATTCTGGCGCGCGCGGTGGAGGTCAACGCCGGCGTATGGGCCAAAGAGAGCGTGTCGGTGGTGGCCGGCCGCAACCGCGTGAGTGCGGACGGCAAAACCGCGACTGCACTCTCGGATGACGGCAGTGCCAGACCTGAGCTTGCCATCGATATGGGCCAGATGGGCGGCATGTACAGCGGCAGTATCCGCATGATTGGCACCGAGGTGGGCGTGGGCGTTCGCAATCAGAACGGACAGGTGCAAGCAGGCAAGACACTGACCGTGAGCAGTGAGGGCAAGCTCAGCTGGCAATCGGATGCGCAAAATGCCGTTACGCAGGCCGGCGGTGATATTCAGCTGACCGCGAAAGGCGACATTGAGACACGCGGCAAAGTGTACAGCGGTGGTCAACTGACCGTGCAGGGTCACGAGGGAATGTAA
- a CDS encoding SymE family type I addiction module toxin yields MGYIRDHIKHLPSPSITLKGHWMAELGFDTGQKIEVITEPGQLIIRLAGEG; encoded by the coding sequence GTGGGTTATATCAGGGATCATATTAAGCACCTGCCGTCACCGTCCATTACCCTGAAGGGACACTGGATGGCGGAGCTGGGATTTGATACCGGGCAGAAGATCGAGGTGATCACCGAACCGGGGCAGCTGATTATCCGGCTGGCGGGGGAAGGGTAA
- the imm45 gene encoding Imm45 family immunity protein, with amino-acid sequence MMEHIKLLNYPEKSIRRGRVFRLPAVWPYEDIVDFMVIDLAHTHGLVVSSGFKAGSMLVELPSESASSEGHALSTEWVINNWSKWIYPECAVKDVYIIDQYTATSID; translated from the coding sequence ATGATGGAGCATATTAAGCTATTAAATTATCCAGAGAAGTCTATACGGCGAGGAAGGGTTTTTAGATTGCCAGCGGTGTGGCCTTATGAAGATATTGTAGATTTTATGGTAATTGACTTAGCACACACTCATGGCTTGGTTGTATCCTCTGGATTTAAAGCAGGTTCAATGTTAGTTGAATTACCATCAGAAAGTGCTTCTTCAGAAGGCCATGCTTTAAGTACCGAATGGGTGATCAATAACTGGTCGAAATGGATCTATCCAGAATGCGCTGTAAAAGATGTTTATATCATCGATCAGTACACAGCAACGTCCATTGATTAA
- a CDS encoding hemagglutinin repeat-containing protein — protein MHLNAARGIQSSGHLLAGSNAESTLVQDANLQLDSQSDIRASGSLLSKKNVNATGRRIDISDAQVAAGHIALTAREGGVALRQSAIDGEQLIINTTGDIDARQAQVKAGRWDVDANNLFNQQAAWSQTGKGESRFTLMGLLDNTDGIIESRQLSFNAAALTNQRGRLFALDNAAQQWRVADLLDNAGGEMGSNGDLWLDAGSLDNHDGTVKTQAALAVNVSGAINNAGGNLLAGNALTLSAGGDVSNQSGTLSGGQLTLTAGHLDNTQGQVISQSDLGLTTDRLSNQRGLVGAGKGLNIHTGYWDNRDGTAQGETSLTAVANAVNNNDGRLLSGQQLTLNAAGHTSNRAGEISGTALTVSADSLDNTQGKVIGQQTLDLRARQGLDNALGLIGAGNTLAVHTDGDLNNRGGTLTGSGQTTVTVRDMHNDDGKLLGGGQLTLTASGLLGNGKGEISGESLTLTTGSVDNALGKVVAQNNVTLTSQQGLNNAGGWLEAGNDLSLNAGGDWDNRGGTAQAGRQMMATTRALDNTGGRLQSAGDMSLDSAGGILNRQGILTAQQALLVNAGTASLFDNDGGSLQSGGALSLYAGRLTNRQSGLVYSQNALSLGLAGEWDNQGGQLTGNGSTRVRAANLLNAQGAINALDSLDMRFTDRLDNAQGRIFSKLSQRLDAQDIVNAGGWMGSQGGWHAVSGGFDNAQGSVQSHRSAQLSANWLGNAKGVLQSTADLVLRVAQDIDNRAGKVSAQGLLAVQGSTPDAFAGAISNAGGQWLAGEALHINARSLSNTQNGQVHSQKLLRLNLNDGLDNRSGKLQSGEDLSLDARALNNTGGTIDAQQALTLRILNMLDNSGGAVRSNGEQQVSAAGIDNRQGVFSSRDITMTTAQLDNDGGTLISQGAGAYHIDRLNNQQGKVHSATSLTLDATQVNNQSGQLVATSGLTLNAGALDNSGQGTLSSQASLNVQTGQLNNRDGGLILGTTHTGITAHDIDNAGGRLQSAGTLTLSAASRLDNRQGRILANGGLDINAGLSPADSPLALLNQGGRIESAGDLTLHTRTLENQQGTLLGLQSLTLTAQQDYTRTAGETVSSNGTVAFSLSGAFTNLADWLLPGNLVLNAANISNPANLVGKTLRLTTGALHNTGRIEADTMTLNVDTLDNAAALMGDDITVRARTIDNHGQPAVMAASQSLQLATGERLSNRDGALLYSGNRLSLHSDDLIENRASFIEADGDLTVEARRLDNLREGLEIQRDAAKNDYKWHRANLYWRSFGSAVNTDKSTMAPTTQQLTFQNDAAVQSNRYGTLLAIDAPGKRAQVRVKDNNGQPTDLWVNYVALAPNADGTYAMTFYETRGPRQNNVPTPYQNTFWREHNRGRLEQWDPERHLDIDSAPYVTDYNNLRERTTTGTVTRDALISEGIGARILAGGNMLLRITGQLLNDASVITANGNLTQDGGGSVDNRGYSVNERRQEVIVDHYDKDTHHWYPTFNHDVTTALATIDGIITGNGNVTINGASITNTTVNQAQISRLEAALNAVDAERAELERNPLAFTVEGAAHQGGDMTLAAGSPLTPSGVTPTSPLGRPLLPSELALTQMQHLGSVATTIPNNALFSQNTATGSPLLVVTDERFTHRDKFISSDYMLERIGYDPAQAHKRLGDGFYEQRLVREQVLKLTGKPSVRGEDAMAQYQHLMSNGVKVAQDFHLVPGVALTPEQIAALQQDIVWLVSETVQTANGPQTVWVPKVYLAQTTLRVTGDGAVIGGGSLQLSAGSITNAGNLFADKALTVDAGQFLHQGGDIKAGSIDVQADSLTLSTNLQEALRQATMSAGDISLRGTDITLAGAKLTATETLSLSARNDLTITTAKSSHTADFEVISGSMGNRTNAGMEDAGKRMAQVSGEWQQALGSTLTAGGDISLSAGRDVALTGSQVQAGGQLGVQAGGDINLLADKTTNTTHLDANSRTSSVSNSREEERLTLSTLGGDQGVTLVAGNQLLAEGAQVDSKAGRIGVSAQDVTITDARTHTLALDSENKREGKTRSHREEETERETSTGSTFSGQQGVTVIGREGDVTVTGSVLHSERGAIALQAKKDVLLNTASESESQYSEERTQKKGFLSKSSSHTVSDDRITREKGTLLSGESVSVNAGNDLTVKGSAITADRDVSLQAGHNVDIVAATETESHYLLEEKKKSGLLGSGGIGFTIGKQSSKHEIDEKGTTQSQSVSTVGSSQGSVNITAGNQLHIGGADLVAGKDLALTGDSVTIDPGFDARTRKETFEQKQSGLSVALSGTVGSALNTAVSTAQQARKEGDGRLNALQNTKAALSGVQAAQAWERDNALTASAEAKNAAAGLQSGDKGAAQGATNTVGVTASYGSQSSKNETRTDSLQSQGSTLTAGQNLSITATGKNHGAQSGDIAITGSQLKAGKELQLDAARDITLQSAQNTESTVGKNSSKGGNVGVGVGAGSGGYGISVSAGVNAGKGRENGNGLTHTETTLDAGSHLSLTSGRDTTLKGAQASGEKITVDAGRNLTLESERDSDRYDAKQQNVSAGGSFTFGSMTGSANVSASKDKLHSNFDSVKEQTGLFAGKGGYDVTVKEHTQLDGAVIASTADKEKNRLDTGTLGWTDTHNQADYSATHSGGSFSTGGPVGKELLTNMAGGMLSGANNSGHAEGTTKAAVSGGMLIIRDADKQQQDVAQLHRDTEHANDGSISPIFNKEKEQNRLKQAQLIGEIGGQAMDIAATQGKINGEKAKKDPAALQAAKELLADNGNLNPTEKQIAEQAYNTAMAPYGTGGKVQQAMQAATAAVQGLAGGNITQAITGAAAPYLAEVIHNMTTDPATGHVNVQANLMAHAVLGAVVAQASGNSALAGASGAAAGEFIAQQLYPGIPKEQLSEEQKQTISALGTLAAGLAGGVAGGSTANAVAGAQAGKNSIENNSLSGDKARETVKQAAESLKNQVRDTLGEGTTSSIANAIINGLADTGDTALGGVDYAADAAMALASCAAGDSYCGTAMNDLAGKNQAVADSVKALMQSETWSAVADTIKQASEGNQAALEATGGMLAGIILPGKKIPGVVKAVDPNIKIATGATVGDFEASLFKLPPGERVAIVKQTTAKVVAEHGLIKDNKLTKMNNRDVYRGTDGNLYALDTQHGRFEVVTPQGKHVMEVNFAMKEIPDSKDKSGGHNLRVK, from the coding sequence GTGCACCTGAACGCGGCGCGCGGCATCCAGAGCAGCGGCCACCTGCTGGCGGGCAGTAATGCCGAGAGCACGCTGGTCCAGGATGCCAACCTGCAGCTCGATAGCCAGAGCGATATTCGTGCCAGTGGCAGCCTGCTCAGTAAAAAGAACGTCAACGCGACAGGACGCCGGATTGATATCAGTGACGCGCAGGTTGCGGCCGGTCATATCGCGCTGACCGCCCGCGAAGGCGGCGTGGCGTTGCGACAGTCAGCTATCGACGGCGAACAGCTTATTATTAACACCACCGGCGATATTGATGCGCGCCAGGCTCAGGTTAAAGCCGGCCGCTGGGACGTCGATGCGAATAACCTTTTCAATCAGCAGGCTGCCTGGTCCCAGACGGGCAAGGGTGAAAGTCGCTTCACGCTGATGGGACTGCTTGATAACACCGACGGCATCATAGAAAGCCGCCAGCTCAGTTTCAACGCAGCGGCGCTGACCAACCAGCGCGGCCGCCTGTTTGCACTTGATAACGCGGCGCAGCAGTGGCGGGTCGCTGACCTGCTCGACAATGCGGGCGGCGAGATGGGCAGCAACGGCGACCTTTGGCTTGACGCTGGCAGTCTGGACAATCATGACGGTACGGTAAAAACGCAGGCGGCGCTGGCGGTGAATGTCTCCGGCGCGATCAACAACGCGGGAGGTAACCTGCTGGCCGGCAACGCCCTGACGCTCAGCGCGGGCGGTGACGTCAGCAATCAGTCCGGTACCCTGAGCGGCGGCCAGCTCACCCTGACGGCCGGACATCTGGATAATACCCAGGGGCAGGTCATCAGCCAGAGCGACCTCGGCCTGACGACAGACAGGTTGAGCAACCAGCGCGGCCTTGTCGGGGCGGGTAAAGGCCTGAACATTCACACCGGCTACTGGGACAACCGGGACGGCACGGCGCAGGGTGAAACGTCACTGACGGCAGTGGCGAATGCCGTCAACAACAACGACGGCAGGCTGCTGTCCGGCCAGCAGTTAACCCTCAATGCCGCAGGGCACACCTCTAACCGTGCTGGCGAAATCAGCGGCACGGCGCTGACGGTAAGCGCTGACAGCCTCGACAACACGCAGGGCAAGGTGATTGGCCAACAGACGTTAGACCTGCGTGCTCGCCAGGGGCTGGACAATGCCCTGGGGCTCATTGGTGCAGGTAACACGCTGGCGGTTCACACCGACGGCGACCTGAATAACCGCGGCGGCACGCTCACCGGAAGCGGGCAGACTACCGTGACCGTCAGGGACATGCACAACGACGACGGCAAACTGCTGGGCGGTGGGCAACTCACCCTCACCGCGTCGGGGCTGCTCGGAAATGGTAAGGGGGAAATCAGCGGCGAGTCGCTGACGCTGACGACCGGCAGCGTGGATAACGCCCTGGGTAAGGTTGTCGCCCAAAACAATGTCACCCTGACGTCGCAGCAGGGGTTGAACAATGCCGGCGGCTGGCTTGAGGCCGGTAATGACCTCTCGCTAAACGCCGGGGGCGACTGGGATAATCGTGGCGGCACCGCACAGGCTGGCCGGCAGATGATGGCGACCACACGCGCACTCGACAATACCGGCGGTCGGCTACAGTCTGCCGGAGACATGAGCCTTGACAGTGCAGGAGGCATCCTTAACCGCCAGGGCATACTGACTGCGCAGCAGGCCCTCCTTGTCAACGCGGGCACGGCCAGCCTCTTTGACAATGACGGCGGATCACTGCAAAGCGGTGGCGCCCTGTCCCTCTATGCAGGGCGACTGACCAACCGTCAGTCGGGGCTGGTTTATAGTCAAAATGCGCTGTCACTCGGCCTCGCCGGGGAATGGGATAACCAGGGCGGCCAACTTACCGGCAATGGGAGCACGAGGGTACGCGCTGCAAACCTGCTTAATGCCCAGGGGGCCATCAACGCGCTGGACAGCCTGGACATGCGGTTCACCGACAGGCTGGATAACGCCCAGGGGCGCATTTTCAGTAAGCTGTCTCAGAGGCTGGACGCGCAGGACATTGTCAACGCCGGTGGCTGGATGGGCAGCCAGGGCGGCTGGCACGCCGTCAGCGGTGGTTTTGATAACGCGCAGGGCAGCGTGCAAAGCCACCGGAGCGCTCAGCTTTCAGCAAACTGGCTGGGCAATGCTAAAGGTGTCCTGCAGTCGACGGCGGACCTGGTGCTGCGCGTTGCGCAGGATATCGATAACCGCGCAGGTAAGGTGTCAGCGCAAGGCCTGCTTGCCGTGCAGGGCTCGACTCCGGATGCCTTCGCCGGCGCAATAAGCAACGCGGGCGGCCAGTGGCTGGCGGGAGAGGCGCTGCATATTAACGCCCGGAGCCTTAGCAATACCCAAAACGGTCAGGTACACAGTCAGAAGCTGCTGCGACTGAATCTGAACGACGGTCTGGATAACCGCAGCGGCAAGTTGCAGAGCGGTGAAGACTTGTCGCTCGACGCACGGGCGCTGAACAATACCGGCGGGACGATAGATGCCCAGCAGGCGCTTACGCTGCGCATTCTAAACATGCTTGATAATAGCGGCGGCGCGGTACGCAGCAACGGCGAGCAACAGGTATCGGCGGCCGGCATTGATAACCGTCAGGGCGTGTTCAGCAGCCGAGATATTACAATGACCACGGCGCAGCTGGACAACGACGGCGGCACGCTTATCAGTCAGGGTGCGGGCGCCTATCACATCGACCGGCTTAACAACCAGCAGGGCAAGGTTCACAGCGCTACATCGCTGACGCTTGACGCCACGCAGGTGAATAACCAAAGCGGCCAGCTCGTCGCCACGAGTGGGTTGACACTGAATGCGGGCGCACTCGACAACAGCGGTCAGGGCACGCTCAGCAGCCAGGCGTCGCTTAACGTACAAACCGGCCAACTGAACAACCGCGACGGTGGTCTGATCTTGGGCACCACGCACACGGGCATTACCGCGCATGACATCGATAACGCGGGCGGCCGTCTGCAAAGCGCCGGCACCCTCACCCTCTCGGCGGCCTCACGGTTAGATAACCGGCAGGGGCGCATTCTGGCCAATGGTGGTCTTGATATCAACGCAGGACTGTCGCCGGCCGACTCACCGCTCGCCCTGCTCAATCAGGGCGGACGGATAGAGAGTGCCGGTGATCTGACCCTGCATACGCGCACCCTGGAAAATCAGCAGGGCACCCTGCTCGGTCTGCAGTCCCTCACGCTGACCGCGCAGCAGGACTACACTCGCACCGCGGGCGAAACCGTCAGCAGCAACGGCACGGTGGCGTTCTCCCTGAGCGGTGCTTTTACCAACCTGGCGGACTGGTTGCTGCCGGGCAATCTGGTGCTCAATGCGGCCAACATCTCCAACCCGGCCAACCTGGTCGGCAAAACGCTACGGCTGACGACCGGGGCATTGCATAACACCGGACGCATTGAAGCGGATACCATGACGCTGAACGTCGATACCCTGGACAACGCCGCGGCGCTGATGGGGGACGATATCACCGTGCGCGCACGCACGATTGACAACCACGGGCAGCCTGCGGTGATGGCGGCGTCCCAAAGTCTTCAGCTTGCGACCGGTGAACGCCTGAGCAACCGAGACGGCGCCCTGCTCTACAGCGGCAACCGCCTGTCCCTCCACAGCGATGACCTGATTGAGAACCGGGCGAGCTTTATCGAAGCGGACGGCGACCTGACTGTCGAGGCCCGCCGGCTGGACAATCTGCGCGAAGGGCTGGAGATTCAGCGCGATGCAGCAAAGAACGACTACAAGTGGCACCGCGCCAACCTTTATTGGCGTTCTTTTGGCTCTGCGGTAAATACGGATAAGAGCACCATGGCGCCGACCACCCAGCAGCTGACTTTCCAAAATGACGCGGCGGTGCAAAGTAACCGCTACGGCACGCTGCTGGCCATCGATGCCCCCGGCAAGCGCGCCCAGGTGCGCGTGAAAGACAATAACGGCCAACCGACCGACCTGTGGGTGAACTATGTTGCGCTGGCCCCCAACGCAGACGGCACCTACGCCATGACGTTTTATGAGACCCGCGGCCCCCGTCAAAACAACGTGCCTACACCCTACCAGAATACGTTCTGGCGCGAACACAATCGGGGACGCCTTGAGCAGTGGGATCCGGAACGGCACCTTGATATCGACAGCGCACCTTACGTTACCGACTACAACAACCTGCGCGAGCGTACCACGACCGGCACCGTCACGCGCGATGCGCTGATAAGTGAAGGGATCGGCGCGCGTATTCTGGCGGGTGGCAACATGCTGCTGCGCATCACCGGTCAACTGCTCAATGACGCCAGCGTCATTACGGCCAACGGTAACCTGACGCAGGACGGCGGTGGCAGCGTGGACAACCGGGGTTACTCGGTCAATGAGCGTCGCCAGGAGGTTATCGTTGATCATTACGACAAGGACACCCATCACTGGTATCCGACGTTCAACCATGACGTCACTACGGCGCTGGCGACCATTGACGGCATTATTACCGGCAACGGCAACGTCACCATCAATGGAGCCAGCATCACCAACACGACGGTAAATCAGGCGCAAATCAGCCGGCTGGAGGCCGCGCTGAACGCCGTGGATGCCGAGCGGGCAGAACTTGAGCGAAATCCGCTGGCTTTTACGGTGGAAGGTGCTGCCCACCAGGGCGGAGACATGACGCTGGCAGCGGGTAGCCCGCTTACGCCGTCCGGCGTCACCCCAACATCGCCGCTGGGACGGCCATTGTTGCCTTCGGAGCTGGCGCTGACCCAGATGCAGCACCTGGGTAGCGTGGCGACAACCATTCCCAATAACGCTCTGTTCAGCCAGAACACGGCGACCGGCAGCCCGCTCCTGGTGGTGACCGATGAACGCTTTACCCACCGCGATAAGTTTATCAGCAGCGACTACATGCTCGAGCGCATAGGGTATGATCCCGCGCAGGCCCATAAGCGCCTGGGCGACGGTTTTTACGAGCAGCGCCTGGTGCGCGAGCAGGTGCTGAAACTCACCGGCAAACCCTCCGTCCGTGGGGAAGATGCGATGGCGCAGTACCAGCATCTGATGAGCAACGGTGTTAAGGTTGCCCAGGACTTCCACCTGGTGCCGGGCGTGGCCCTGACGCCGGAGCAGATTGCGGCGCTGCAACAGGATATCGTCTGGCTGGTGAGCGAGACGGTGCAAACGGCCAACGGCCCGCAGACGGTGTGGGTGCCGAAGGTGTATCTGGCACAGACAACGCTGCGCGTGACCGGCGATGGCGCGGTGATTGGCGGCGGTAGCCTGCAGCTCTCGGCAGGCAGCATCACCAATGCCGGCAACCTGTTTGCCGATAAAGCCCTGACGGTCGACGCCGGGCAGTTCCTGCATCAGGGCGGCGACATCAAAGCCGGCAGCATTGACGTGCAGGCCGACAGTCTGACCCTGAGCACCAATCTGCAGGAGGCACTGCGCCAGGCGACGATGAGCGCCGGCGACATCAGCCTGCGTGGCACCGACATTACGCTTGCAGGCGCAAAGCTTACCGCTACCGAGACCCTCAGCCTGAGCGCGCGCAACGACTTGACCATTACCACGGCCAAAAGCAGCCACACAGCTGACTTTGAGGTCATCTCCGGCTCGATGGGCAACCGCACCAACGCCGGAATGGAGGACGCAGGCAAGCGCATGGCGCAGGTCAGTGGTGAATGGCAGCAGGCGCTGGGCAGCACGCTGACCGCCGGCGGCGACATCAGCCTGTCGGCCGGGCGGGATGTGGCGCTCACGGGCAGCCAGGTCCAGGCCGGAGGCCAGTTGGGCGTGCAGGCCGGGGGCGATATCAATCTCCTGGCAGACAAGACCACCAACACCACGCACCTGGACGCCAACAGCCGGACGTCCTCGGTCAGCAACAGCCGCGAGGAAGAGCGCCTGACGCTCAGCACCCTCGGCGGTGACCAGGGCGTCACTCTGGTTGCGGGCAATCAGCTGCTGGCTGAAGGCGCTCAGGTTGACAGTAAAGCAGGTCGCATTGGCGTGAGCGCGCAGGACGTAACCATCACTGACGCGCGCACCCACACGCTCGCTCTGGACAGCGAAAACAAGCGCGAGGGCAAAACGCGCAGCCACCGCGAAGAGGAAACCGAACGCGAGACCAGCACGGGCAGCACCTTCAGCGGCCAGCAGGGCGTGACGGTCATTGGACGCGAGGGCGACGTGACGGTCACCGGCAGCGTGCTGCACAGTGAACGGGGTGCCATCGCACTGCAGGCGAAAAAAGACGTCCTGCTCAACACCGCCAGCGAAAGCGAGTCCCAATACAGCGAAGAGCGCACGCAGAAAAAAGGGTTCCTGAGTAAAAGCAGCAGCCACACCGTGTCCGATGATCGCATCACCCGCGAGAAAGGCACCCTGCTGAGCGGGGAGAGCGTCAGCGTCAACGCCGGTAACGACCTGACGGTGAAAGGGTCGGCGATTACCGCCGACCGCGACGTCAGCCTGCAGGCCGGTCACAACGTCGATATTGTCGCTGCCACCGAAACCGAGTCTCACTATCTTCTGGAAGAGAAGAAAAAAAGCGGCCTGCTGGGCAGCGGCGGCATCGGCTTCACGATAGGCAAGCAGTCGAGCAAGCACGAAATCGACGAGAAAGGCACAACTCAGAGCCAGAGCGTCAGCACCGTGGGGAGCAGCCAGGGCAGCGTAAACATCACGGCGGGTAATCAGTTGCACATCGGCGGCGCCGATCTGGTGGCGGGAAAAGACCTGGCTCTGACTGGCGACAGTGTAACCATCGACCCCGGCTTTGATGCGCGCACGCGCAAAGAAACCTTCGAGCAGAAGCAAAGCGGCCTGAGCGTTGCACTGTCGGGCACCGTGGGCAGCGCGCTCAATACCGCCGTCAGCACCGCGCAACAGGCAAGAAAAGAAGGAGACGGGCGTCTGAACGCCCTACAAAACACCAAGGCCGCGCTGTCTGGCGTGCAGGCCGCACAGGCCTGGGAGCGGGATAACGCGCTGACCGCGTCAGCAGAGGCGAAAAACGCCGCAGCAGGCTTGCAGTCGGGTGATAAAGGTGCGGCACAGGGTGCCACCAACACCGTCGGCGTCACCGCTTCCTACGGCAGCCAGTCGTCCAAAAACGAAACCCGCACCGACAGCCTTCAGTCGCAGGGCAGCACGCTCACGGCAGGGCAAAACCTGTCGATAACGGCAACCGGCAAGAACCACGGTGCGCAAAGCGGCGATATCGCCATCACCGGCAGCCAGTTGAAAGCGGGCAAGGAACTACAGCTTGATGCTGCGCGGGACATTACCCTCCAGTCTGCGCAGAACACCGAAAGCACCGTGGGTAAGAACAGCAGCAAAGGTGGCAACGTCGGCGTCGGCGTCGGAGCAGGCTCGGGCGGCTATGGCATTAGCGTCTCGGCCGGCGTCAATGCCGGCAAGGGGCGTGAGAACGGCAACGGCCTGACGCATACCGAAACCACCCTGGATGCGGGCAGCCATCTCAGCCTGACCAGCGGCCGCGATACCACATTGAAAGGCGCACAGGCGAGCGGAGAGAAAATCACCGTTGACGCGGGCCGCAACCTGACGCTTGAAAGCGAACGGGACAGCGACCGCTATGACGCGAAACAGCAAAACGTCAGCGCGGGCGGCAGCTTTACCTTCGGCTCGATGACCGGTTCAGCCAACGTGAGCGCCAGCAAGGACAAGCTACACAGCAACTTCGACTCGGTGAAAGAGCAGACCGGGCTGTTTGCCGGTAAAGGCGGGTATGACGTCACGGTCAAAGAACACACCCAGCTCGACGGCGCTGTGATTGCCAGCACGGCAGACAAGGAGAAAAACCGTCTCGATACCGGCACGCTGGGCTGGACGGACACCCACAACCAGGCGGACTACAGTGCAACGCACAGCGGCGGTTCATTCAGCACCGGCGGGCCGGTGGGCAAAGAACTGCTGACCAATATGGCCGGCGGCATGCTGTCAGGAGCCAACAACAGCGGGCACGCTGAAGGCACGACAAAAGCCGCCGTCAGCGGGGGTATGCTGATAATCCGCGACGCCGACAAACAGCAGCAGGATGTGGCGCAGCTGCACCGGGATACAGAGCATGCCAACGACGGCAGCATCAGCCCGATATTCAACAAGGAGAAGGAGCAGAACCGGCTCAAACAGGCCCAGCTTATCGGCGAAATTGGCGGTCAGGCGATGGATATTGCGGCGACTCAGGGTAAGATTAACGGAGAGAAAGCGAAGAAAGACCCGGCGGCCCTTCAGGCAGCGAAAGAATTACTGGCCGATAACGGCAACCTGAATCCGACAGAGAAACAGATAGCGGAGCAGGCTTACAACACGGCAATGGCCCCTTACGGCACCGGCGGTAAGGTACAGCAGGCGATGCAGGCCGCCACCGCGGCGGTACAGGGCCTGGCGGGCGGCAATATCACGCAGGCGATTACCGGCGCGGCGGCGCCGTATCTGGCGGAGGTCATTCATAATATGACCACCGACCCGGCAACCGGCCATGTGAATGTTCAGGCCAACCTGATGGCCCACGCGGTACTGGGTGCGGTAGTAGCGCAGGCAAGCGGCAACTCCGCGCTGGCCGGAGCATCGGGCGCGGCGGCCGGCGAGTTTATCGCACAGCAGCTGTATCCGGGGATCCCGAAGGAACAGTTAAGCGAGGAGCAGAAGCAGACCATCAGCGCGCTGGGCACTCTGGCGGCGGGTCTTGCGGGCGGCGTGGCCGGAGGCAGCACGGCAAATGCGGTGGCGGGCGCGCAGGCCGGGAAGAATTCGATTGAGAATAACTCGCTGTCGGGAGACAAAGCCCGCGAGACGGTGAAACAGGCCGCTGAATCCCTGAAAAATCAGGTCAGGGATACGCTGGGTGAAGGCACAACCTCTTCCATAGCGAACGCAATTATTAACGGCCTGGCTGATACCGGCGATACGGCATTGGGTGGCGTGGATTACGCTGCTGATGCGGCGATGGCGCTGGCTTCATGTGCAGCCGGAGACAGCTACTGTGGAACGGCTATGAATGATCTGGCCGGGAAGAACCAGGCGGTAGCAGACAGCGTTAAGGCGCTGATGCAAAGCGAAACCTGGTCAGCAGTCGCCGACACAATCAAACAGGCGTCTGAAGGAAATCAGGCAGCGCTGGAAGCCACAGGCGGGATGCTGGCCGGGATTATATTGCCGGGCAAGAAGATTCCAGGTGTTGTTAAAGCTGTTGACCCGAATATTAAGATAGCTACGGGCGCAACTGTTGGTGATTTTGAGGCCAGTCTATTTAAATTACCCCCAGGAGAACGAGTTGCTATAGTCAAACAAACTACGGCAAAAGTTGTTGCAGAACATGGGCTGATTAAAGACAACAAGCTGACTAAAATGAATAATCGCGATGTATATCGTGGGACGGATGGAAATCTTTATGCTCTTGATACGCAACATGGACGTTTTGAAGTAGTTACCCCACAGGGGAAACATGTCATGGAAGTTAACTTTGCCATGAAAGAAATTCCTGATAGCAAAGATAAATCTGGCGGACATAACTTGAGGGTTAAATGA